Part of the Paenibacillus sp. YPG26 genome, TTCCCCAGGTTCTTAACCTGTTCTTCTTCTTGGGCTTCTTAATTCTTGTTAATCTCTGATCCTTCATAACCCTGCCTCCAATTATATGCCGCTAGAGGACCCTGTTAGTCCTCATCTATATGTCGTACATGTCTGTCCGATGCCTGTTCCCTACCCGGACAGCCATGATTATCGTTGTAACTTATGGACTTAACTCATCGTCATAACTACATTCTCTCGCAGCATGTATTTAGCAGCATAATTCCGCTTGCCGGGCCCCCTTCCACATTGCCGCCAATAGTGTGTAACATGCAAGAGCTTCAATTCTTTTCTTCGTTAATAGAATTCTATTGTTCATTGTACCTACTAGAAAACGCCAAAACACTACAAAAAGGTTAAAATCCTTATGCACATCGATCAATATAACCTAAGTAACTAGCATCTATCAACTATTAAACACTGGTAGTATAGCTAGTTGTTATGCAATAACCTCTAAGAACCCCAATTCGCCACAAAAAAACGGGCAGAGAATCTCTTCTCTACCCGCTTAACTTATTGAAGCTTCTTCAGTTCATTGCCTTCAAGCAATGGGAAGTGACAGGCAACCTGTCTGCCCGGAAGGGCCTCCTCCAGCAGCGGCTCTACCTGACTGCATTTCTCCTGTGCAAGCGGACAGCGGGTATGGAACCGGCAGCCGGATGGCGGGTTCGCAGGGGATGGAACATCACCCTTTAATACGATACGCTCCCGTTTGCGGGTTGGTGATGGCTTGGGAATGGCCGACAGCAGGGCTGCGGTGTAAGGATGAAGCGGATGAGCGAACAGCTCTTCCGTCTCAGCTACCTCAACCATTTTACCAAGATACATAACGCCTACGCGATCTGAAATATGACGAACTACATTCAGACCATGGGCAATGAACAAGAAGGTAAGGCCCATCTCTTTCTGCAGCTTCATGAGCAGGTTGATAACCTGAGACTGGACAGACACGTCAAGGGCCGATACAGCCTCATCCGCAACGATAAACTGAGGATTGAGCGCAATTGCCCGGGCAATACCGATCCGCTGACGCTGACCGCCTGAGAATTCATGCGGATACCGATTCCGCCGCGTTGGGTCAAGACCTACCAACTGCATCAATTCCACTACACGGTTGTCGATTTCCTTGGCAGACATATGGCGGTGAACACGGAGAGGCTCACCAATAATATCCTTAACCAGGAAGCGAGGGTTCAGAGAACCAAATGGATCCTGGAATATAATCTGCATTTCTTCACGAAGCTTGCGGAGCTCGGAATTGTTCAGGGAGTGAACATCTCTCCCGTTGAACAGAACTTCGCCTTCCGTTGCACTTTGAAGCTTCAACACCACACGGCCGAAGGTGGATTTGCCACATCCGGATTCACCTACGAGTCCGAACGTCTCACCTTTACGAATGGAGATAGATACGTCATCTACAGCTTTCACATTGCCCACAACACGATTGAAGAGACCCGCTTTGATCGGGAAATACTTCTTCAGATGCTTAACCTCAATGAGATTGTCTTGGTCCTCTACCTTGGGTTCTTGCATACTCATTTCGCCTCGCCCCCGTTCCGGCCAAGTACCACAGGTGCCTTATCCTCATACAGCCAGCATACGGCAGAATGCTCCTGGCCTACTTTGAAGTTCAGTGGCTCCTGGGTCCTGCACTTATCCATAACATGCGGACAACGAGGGTGGAAGCGGCAGCCTCCAGGAAGATTGCCAAGGCCTGGAATGGTTCCCTTAATGGTATACAGCTCCCTGCCCCGAGTCCCTTCGAATCCCGGGATCGACTGCAGCAGCCCCACAGTATAAGGATGTGAAGGATTCGCGAAGACCTCTTCTACCGTCCCCTCCTCTACAATGGCGCCCGCATACATAACCGCGATCCGATCAGCCATCTCTGCCGCTACACCCATATCGTGGGTAATCAGCAGAATGGACATGCCCAGTTCTTCCTTCAGACGCTGAAGCAGATCTAGAATCTGCGCCTGCACCGTTACGTCCAGAGCTGTGGTAGGCTCATCTGCGATTAGAAGCTCAGGCTTACAAGCTAGAGCCACCGCGATGACGACACGCTGACACATTCCGCCCGACAGCTCATGCGGATACTGCTTCGCACGAATCTCCGGTGCTGGAATACCTACCAATCTAAGCAGGTTAACGGCTTCCGTCCAGGCTTCCGAATCACTCTTGTTCTGATGCAGTCTAAGACTTTCCGCAATCTGCTCTCCCACTGAGAATACCGGGTTCAAAGCCGACATGGGGTCTTGGAAGATCATTGCGATCTGGTTGCCGCGAATCTTGCGCATATGCTCTTGATCCTTGGCGGCCAGGTCTTCCCCGCGGAATTTAATCTTCCCCTCCAGAATAGCTCCGCCAGCGTAATCAATCAGACGCATAATGGACAAGGACGTAACACTCTTGCCGCTGCCGGACTCGCCCACGAGACAGAGTGTTTTACCTTTTTCTATTGTTAAAGAGATGCTGTCCGTCGCTTTGACGAACCCCTTCTCTGTCATAAATCCGGTTGTCAGATTCTCTACTTCGAGTAATCTTTCCGCCATTGTTTCAGCCTCCTCTGGGATAACATTGCTTTTTGTCTAGGGTCCAGAGCGTCACGAATGCCATCGCCAATAAAGTTAACGGCCAATACTACAATAAAAATGCATAACCCAGGATATACGGCCTGTATCGGATCGGTAAGCATAAATTCTTGAGCATTACTCAGCATTTGACCCCAGCTTGTATCTGGAGCCTGTATACCAAGTCCAAGGTAGGATAATGCGGACTCACTCAATATGGCTCCGCCAACCATTAAGGTCGCATTAACAATAATCGGGAAGCTGGCGTTACGAAGCAAATGTCTAAAGATAATTCCTCCGCTCGATACGCCTATAGCTTTTGCGGCCTCTACATACTGGGTCTCACGTAGTTGGAGGAACGTCCCCCGTACGAGACGTGCGATCCCCATCCAGCTGGTAAAGGCAAGAATCATAATCATATATCTAACCTCTGAGCCGAAAATAGCCAATACCAGGATGTTAAGAAATAGAAGTGGAATAGAGTTCATCACATCAACCAAACGCATAAAAATCGTATCAATCCATCCGCCGAAATAACCTGAAACAGCGCCAATCAACGAACCAATAATAACGGATGCCGCCGCTACAGTGAACCCGACAATAAGTGATATTTGTCCGCCATAGAGCAATCTGGAGAAGATGTCCCTGCCCAGCTCATCCGTGCCTAGCACATGGTTATCCGTCCCTGGTGGGAGATTCGAGATCATCAGATCAATGTTATTGGGCTTGAAGGGTGTGATCACCGGCGCGAGAAATGAGCCTGCCATGAAGATCAGCAATACAATAAGTCCCGTCATGGCAAACGGATTGCGAAAGAATTTCTTCCATACAATCATCCAAGGGCCCGGGGGCTTCTTGAGAGGTCTTGAAGTCGGCATCTCCTCAACAGGAGGCTGTACTCCAGGTTGTCCACCCGGGGCAAGGTCTTGGTTCATATTTACACTCATGCCGATTTCCCTCCTTTGCCCAGCTGAACCCGAGGGTCAACAATAGCGTATAGAATATCGGCAATCAAGTTACCGATGACCACTACAACCGCGGTAATTAAGGCGATAGCCATGAGTACAGAGTATTCACGGGCTACAGCCATCTCAATAAATAGGCGTCCCATACCCGGCCAGTTGAATACCCGTTCCGTTAGTGCCGCACCCCCAACGAGAATAGGCAGATCAAGCCCGAGAATGGTAATGATCGGAATGAGTGAATTTCGAAGCGCATGCCGGAAAATAACTTTACGTTCCTTAACGCCTTTGGCTCGTGCGGTACGGATATAATCCTGTTCAAGCACTTCAAGCATACTGGAACGTGAATATTTGGAGTAAGCCGCCAGGAACCCCAGTGTCAGGACGGTGATCGGCAGAATCATATGCATGAACAGATTGGACAGGTTCCCCTCTTGGCCCATCGTCCACATATCGGAGAGCGGCAGCCAGTCCAGCTTTAGAGCAAACAATTCCTGTAAGAGTATACCGAACCAGAAGGTTGGCATGGCAAAGCCAATATAAGCAATAAATGAGGATGTTTGATCCGAGAATCCGTATGGCTTGGTGCTGTTATAAATTCCCCATGGTACCGCTATTAACAAAGAGAGAATCCAGGCTGTGCCCATAAGAATTATCGTATTGCCAACGGTTGGCCACAGAATTTCCCCAACAGGGACATGATTTTTAAAGGTGTAGCCCAGATCGCCTTTAAGTAATCCGCCTACCCATTTGAAATATTGAATGTGAATCGGCTGATCAAGACCCAGATTATGCGCCTGAACCTTGGCCGCTTCCTGCGATAGTCCAGGGGACAGGAATATTTGAGTAGGACCGCCTGGAGCCGCATGAATCAGACCGAAAGTGACGATACTGACGAGAACCAGTACCAAGAGCGATTGCAGAATACGACGAATGAAATACTCAGTCATTAACTTTCCTCCCAGGATTGTAGCTCGTACAACCTATTTAAGCCTGAAAACAAAAAAGGGAGAGGAGAAGATTCTCCTTCCCCCTCGTTAGTTGTCGTACAATTATTGAGTTAACCACCAGTTTTGAATGTGGAAGTAGTATCCATACGGGAGTGAAGCTTCCGGTGCATCTGCCTCTGCATATTTCACCCGTGATCCCAGACCTTGTGGCAGACCATACTGATACAGGAATACATACGGAAGGTCAGTGGAGATTTCTTTACCCACTTCTTCATAAATTTTCTTACGTTCATTCTGATCAACTGTTGAATATCCATCTACCCACAGCTTGTCGAGCTTCTCATTTTTGTACCAGCCCATGTTTTGACCGTTTGGCGGGAAGTACTTGGAAGAATACGTCTGCTCACCATCTGGATCCGGGTTGTTCAGGGACCAAGACAATAGTACTGCTGGGAATTTACCAGGTGTCAAGTTGTTCTCTGCCCAAGAAGAGAAGTCAATTGCTTTCGGTTTTACTTCAATTCCTACTTCTTTAAGGTTCTGTTGAATGACAGCGGCAACCTGTTGACGGCGGCTGTTACCTGCATTGTATTGAAGCTCGAACGAGAATCTATGACCGTCTTTAGTCAGAATTCCATCTGAACCTGCAACCCAGCCGTCTTCAGCAAGGAGCTTCTTAGCCGCTTCTGGATCATAATTATATTCAGTTACTGCAGAGCCTGGATCTGCCCAAGTACCTGGAAGGAACGGCGCATTCAATTTAGTACCTGTGCCTTTAAGAATATTCTTGATCATTCCTTCGCGGTTAAGAGCGGTAGCGATCGCTTGTCTTGTCTTAACGCCAGTAAATGGTACATAATTATCCGGGAAATTCTCCGGTTTGAAGTTAAATGCTACATATTCATAAAGTGGGCCTGGCGCCAATAGAACGGTAAGGCCATCTTTCTTCTTCACAGCTTCAACCTGTGTTACCGGAATAGCTTGAATTAGATCTGTATCGCCCTTCATCAAGGCTTGAACTTCTGTGTTCTGATCCGCATAGATTTTGTATACCACTTTGTCAATATGCGGTTGTTGACCCCAATAGCTTGGATCCTTCTCAAATGCCAAGTACTGCCCACGTTTCCACTCGCTCCATTTCCAGGAACCGTTAGTAACCGTCTTGGCAGGATCTTTACCGTAAGGGTTATCTTTCAGTTGCTCAGGCTTCACATCCTTAAGCACGTGGTAAGGAATCAACTGATTGAACAAGCTGTATTGGAACGGCGCAAATACTTGCTTCAAAGTAATCTTGACTGTTTGATCATCGACTTTCTCGAGTTTGTCAACTTTATCAAATTGACCGATACCAGGAGAACCCACTTTAGGATTACGGAAAGTATCAATAGTAAAAATTACATCATCCGCGGTTACTGGCTGGCCATCGCTCCATTTAGCTTCTTTCTTCAGCTTGACTGTGTAAGTCTTGCCATCCTCAGATACCTCAAGAGGAGCCGCTGCTAGAGACCAAGGTTCTGCTGTAAGATTGCCTTTACGATCCAGGTCATACAGGCTTGCCATTACGAATCTTGACACATCACCTGAAGCAGAGTCTGCAACAAAGATCGGGTTAAGCGATACAATGTCGGAGAAGCTGCTGACAGTCAGAGTTCCTCCATCAACCGGCTTATCTGTAGATTTCTTAGTATCTACCGCTGAACCCGTTGGATTCTTCGTATTGCTGCTCTCGTTTGATTTGGTATTACTGCATCCTACGAACAAAGCACCGAACAACGTAAGCGTTGCTAATAGGGCAATCCATTTTTTTGTTTTTACCATAAATTCGTTCCTCCCGTTTCCATAAATTGTTAACTTACTGTCCTGCCATCCGGGCCGAAGCTAACCGCACGTATTTCCTAATTCTGTCTACGGTATGAGTGAGCTGGCTCACTCATATTACGTGGGCTGTGACCCCCCTTGTGTTTCAGAATACTAGAAATGTTTAATTAACTTCTAATATATTGTTATTCAATATATCCTAATAATAAAAAAGCATTAATCTTGATGAGTTTACTCGGGATTGTAACTCTAGTAGCATTTTTTTCACATGTATTCCCCGGTTGTTCTGTTAACCACAGGTCAATTAATGTTAATGCTTTCCACTATGTTTTCCAAATAAAAACATTGATTTATTAATGCTATGATTCATTATTAGTAAATAATATACATTAAATTTACTAAAATTCCAACTATATTTACAGTTTGTTTTTAATTTTTTTTTAATGTTATGTATAAGAAATACTTTTCACTCTACCCTCATATCCATCACAACAAAAAAAGCAGCCAATGATTGGCTGCTTTCTATAGTCAAATCTTACTCTGTTGTATAAGGCAACAATGCGATTTGACGGGAGCGTTTGATTGCAATTGTCAACAAACGTTGGTATTTTGCGCTAGTGCCGGTTACACGGCGTGGCAAAATTTTACCGCGTTCGCTGATGAATTTCTTCAACAACTCAGTGTCTTTATAGTCAATGTGAGTAATTTTGTTCACAGTGAAGAAGCACACTTTACGACGTTTGTTACGGCCGCCGCGGCGAGCCGGTCTTTTGTCGTTGTCTCCGCCTTCTCTTGGTTTAAAAGCCATGCTGTATCAGTCCTTTCCAATATTAAAATGGCAAATCGTCATCCGAAATATCGATCGGTTTCCCGTCATCGGAGAATGGATCTTGATTGCCTCGGGAGCTGCTGCTGTTACGGTTCGCACCGCCACCGCCTCCAAATGCTGGAGATTCCTCCCGTTGACCGCTTCCGCCACCATCACGGTTCGACTCCAAGAAACGGACATTATCGGCAATGACTTCGGTAACGTATACACGTTTGCCTTCGTTATTCTCGTAATTCCGTACTTGAATGCGTCCTTCAACTGCGGTCAGACGACCTTTACGCAAGTAGTTGGCACATGTCTCTGCCAGCTGTCTCCACGTAACGACCGGTATAAAGTCCGCTTCGCGCTCTCCGCCTTGTGAGGTGAACGGCCTGTCTACCGCAATGGTAAATTGGGTAACCGCCACGCCCGCTGGGGTATAACGCAGTTCTGGATCACGGGTAAGTCTTCCGATGAGAATGACACGGTTCAACAATCTGGTCCCCTCCTCTGAGCGATAAATTTACAAACACATATTAAGCAACGTCTTTTGTAATGAGATAACGGATAACTTCGTCGGAAATTTTTAAAATACGTTCCAACTCGTCAATTACATCCGGAGTCGCAGTAAAGTTCACGAGAACGTAAACTCCATCACGAATCTTGTTAATCTCATACGCAAGCCGGCGTTTGCCTAAAACATCATGCTTTGTAATTTCCCCGCCGTTTTGGATGATGCCTTGGAATTTTTCGACTACAGCTTGAAGAGCTTCTTGTTCAAGGTCTGGACGAATAATGTACATCACTTCGTATTTGCGCATATCTTTCACCTCCTCTTGGACTCACGGCCCCCAATGCATAGCTTGGGAGCAAGGAGCGAGCGTCAACTCGCACCATAGTAATATAACAAATTTGAAAGCCTGATGCAAGTGAAACTCGAGAAAATAAAGAATATATGTTCCTAATTCGTTATGAACTTCCATATCCCTTCGGCTACTTCCCCACATGATCTTCCTTTGGTGCGTGCACACTAAGGCGGTAGAACCAACTCTAATATGGAAGGGAGATAATTGATAATGGGCGAGCAGACTGAGTTTGAACCCGGAGATAAAGCCCCTAACCCTGGCATTTATACTGAGGTAGGGGAAGCGCGCAGCTTCCATACCCAAATTCAAAACCCAAAGCGGGTTGAGCTCGAACGGGGAGATATCTTCCCAGAGACAAGCAATAAGAACCGCAAGTGGAAAAAGGCGGAGAAAGCCCGCGTCCACTGATGTAATTTTTTACCATACGCATATTCGTATACGACCTCTTCATTCTGCACATTCTATGTTTAGACGGCGTACAAGAGAGGTGTGGTTCCGTTGGACCTGTTCAGCGAAACATCTGTTAGGAGTCTTATTCACAACTCGATGTACAGTGTAATTTAAAGAAATATCCGGTGCTTTGTCTGTGAAGACAAGGTTGCCGGGTGTAGGCTTTAGTTCTCTGGTTAGGAACGTGAGGCGCCCAAGGAAGACCCCTCTTCCTGGTGCTCCAGCGTAAGGCTGCAACTGCCGAATGTCTCCTGCATTTGTGTGAGAGAAGAATTCCATTCGTGCGCCGTCTACCACCAAAGAGGTCCCCATCCGGGGGCCTTTTTAGGTGCTCCTTCATACATCGCACAACAACAAAAAAACCTCCGCAGTAACGGAGGTTGATCTAATCCATTTGAAATTTGCAGAAGTGGCGGAAAGAGTGGGATTCGAACCCACGCACGCCTTGCGACGCCTAGCTGATTTCGAGTCAGCCCCCTTGGGCCTCTTGGGTACCTTTCCGCAGCAATAATGATTTTAACATATTGCCGTACAGTTTGCAATATAGCTTAGCCCTTCTAGTCAGCCCTTTCATGCATAGGGCAGGCTATATGGATGTCTTATCGCTCCCTGGTTCCCCTTCTGCTGATCTAAGCACCTTCTTCATATTTTTCTCAAACTTGACCCTTGGAATTAATACGCTATGCTTGCAGCCTACACACTTAATTCGTATATCCATACCCATCCGGATGATCTCCATTTCGTTGCTGCCGCAAGGGTGATTTTTTTTCATTTGAACGATATCGCCAAGCTGAAATATTTTGCGTTCCAATACATACAACTCCTTCGCTCAATGTTAATCCAAGAATAGCTAAAGGCGTGCCCTATGCCTCAGCAGCAAGCTCACCTTCTGCTTCCTCCAAGGCCTCCTTCGCATAACTCTGAATCTCCCGCTCCACCTCAGCACGTCTGCCGGGCAGACATTCACCAACAATCCGCACTACATACTCACTAGTGGTCATCGATTGTACTCCCAGCACATTAGGCACATTCGCCAGAGCCTCGGTGTTCTCTTTGAGTTCAGTCATGGACTTCTTCAAGATATCGAGGGACTCATCCAGCTTCCTCTTGCTGCTTATCGGAATATCGACCACAGCAAGAGCATTATTAAGTGAGTAGTTCGTTACATTAGTAATCATGCCGTTTGGAATAATATGTACCTCACCTGTCCAGCTAACCAACCTCGTTGTGCGCAGTCCAATGATCTCCACCGTCCCTTTGAAGGTTCCTGTCTGGATCACATCTCCTACAGCAAATTGATCCTCAAGGATAATAAAGAATCCGGTAATCACATCTTTGACCAGACTCTGGGCTCCGAACCCCACTGCTAATCCGAATACGCCCGCCCCTGCCAGCAATGGAGCCAAGTTAACGCCGAACTCACTGAGTAGAAGCATAATCATTACAAAATTGGTAGCTATGGAGATGACATTCTTCAGTAGCTCGCCTACAGTGACGAAGCGGCGTGGATTCACATTAAGACGGCTGTCCTCATGACGCCGAAGCGAATGATCAATGAATTTAAATATGAGTTTGATAAATAACCGGGTGATGACTAGAATAATGACGATTCTTATGCAGGAAAACAGAATGTTCTCCCACATACCCACATTAGTGAACCAGTCTGATATCTTTTCTTTCCAAGTTACCGCTGCTTGTTTTGCTTGATCCACAGCTGTCTCTGCAGCGAAGAACATGGCTCTCCCCCCTCTTTCCACACAACAAGGCTTTGACTTAATCTAAATAATTGTCACTCTGCTCCTATATCAATCGTAACATAACCCTGCATCTCTTTCGAATAGATCCCTCTGATCTCTACTCTCTCCGACCTTATAATATCCTTCACCACCGGCAGGCTCCCAGGTTCAAATTGTATAGAAAGCGCACAGCCCGCCGTGATCTCCTTCGGCGTCGGGAACAGATCCATCTCCACCTCTGCATACTCAAGCAGCATCTCGGCACGCAGCGCCTGCTGGGTAGAATCGAAGGCCATCACAAGCCAATTATCCATTAGTACACATGTCCCCTTCATAAGCAGATTACAGATCACCCAAGTATAAAATCTTTCTAATATTCATATACTATCTACTATATTGTCGACCTAATGCAATGCTTCATGGCAGCACCCTATGGAGTTATCTTCTATATTGAATGGAAAGGAAGATTTTATGTCCCTTACAGATCCAGCCTCTACCGCCGCTCAGGAGATCCCCTATTTAAAAATACTGCATACTGAGCCCGGCATACATTCGGCTATTATGCACCGGCTTCTTCTCCATTTCGCCAAGCTTACAGCCAGGCAGGAGATTGTTATAGTCTGTATTGGCACGGACAGATCCACAGGGGATTGTCTTGGCCCGCTGGTTGGAACCGCCCTATCCAAGCTTCAAAGCAGCAGCTTTCATCTGTATGGCACTCTGGAGGATCCCGTACATGCCATGAATCTCCAGGATACCCTTCTTCATATTCAGCAGATGCACGATAATCCATTCGTGATTGGCATAGATGCCTGTCTGGGTCAATCATCCAGTGTAGGCTGTATTCAGGTCGTTCATGGTCCCCTTCGTCCAGGTGCAGGGGTACATAAAGAACTGCCGCCGGTCGGCGATATCCATCTTACAGGCATCGTCAATGTCGGCGGCTTTATGGAATATTTTGTATTACAGAATACCCGGCTCAGTCTGGTTATGCGTCTGTCTGATATTATCGCGACCAGCCTGTATGGGGCGATCAAAGAATGGGACAGAAGCTTTAGACCTCTTGTTCGGCGAGATGAATGGCGTCCTTTTCCTCAGGAGAGAGTGAATAAGGCGACTCCCCTTTGACGAGTGGCTTCGCATATACATAAGAACCATCACGGTTATAGATCCCCGTCAGGACGATTCCATCCAGCTGACTATCTATAAATGCAACTGAGAAGCTAAGTTCATTCCCATGTTCATTAAAGGCATTATATCGTTTAATGCCTATTTTTGCTTTTTGCTTAGGAAGGAGCTTCTGGATAGATTGCAGCTGCTGCTGCTGTACCTCCTGCTCATCCTCAATGGAATCCAATTGGACCTTTAAGTCGATGAGGAGTGACTCCAGATTCTCAACTCCCGCGCCGGCCATCATAATCTCATATTTGCGGCGCATCTTCTTCAGCTTGCTTCCCTGAACAATATTCCAGATGAGCAATAAGATAAATAACAAGGCAGTTCCCACGACGATTAATCCCAATTGTTCACTGACAAGATTATTCAATTCCAACATCCCTGGCTCTACCCCTCTATAATCATCTATGCCTTATATAACTGCTGCATCGCCTCTATAAGGGCGTCCACCTCTTGGGCGGTTGTAGAATAGCCCACGCTTGCTCTTACCGCTCCTGTTCGTGTTGTACCCGCTGTCTCATGACCTAATGGTGTGCAGTGAAAGCCTGCCCTTACTGCAATTTGATACTCCCTGTCTAGTCGAAATGCCACTTCAGCCGCATCCTGATTCCTTACATTGAAAGTTACAATTCCAGTTCTCGGTTGCCCCAGCGCTGGACCGAGCAGACTTATTCCGGGAATCTCTGCTAGTCCCTGCATAAGCTGTTGCGTTAACTGCCACTCCCGGGCGTAGATACGCTCTACTCCCTCTGCAAGCACTTCTCTTACTCCTTCACCTAGACCGGCGATACCTGCCGTGTTAGGGGTGCCTGCTTCATAACGATCCGGACGAACTTTAGGCTGCTCCAGTTCCTCTGATTGACTTCCAGTCCCTCCATGCAGATGAGGAACCAGATCTATATCGGGGCTTATATAGAGCCCCCCTGTTCCCTGTGGTCCCAGCAAGGCTTTATGCCCTGGAAAAGCGAGCATGTCTATATTCATGCTGCCCACATGAATCGGATAGGCCCCGGCCGTCTGAGCTGCATCAACCAGCAGTACAGCCCCATGCTGATGAGCCAGGCGAGCGATGTCCTCAATTGGCGCTATGCTGCCAAGCAGGTTAGAGCTATGG contains:
- the yyaC gene encoding spore protease YyaC; protein product: MSLTDPASTAAQEIPYLKILHTEPGIHSAIMHRLLLHFAKLTARQEIVIVCIGTDRSTGDCLGPLVGTALSKLQSSSFHLYGTLEDPVHAMNLQDTLLHIQQMHDNPFVIGIDACLGQSSSVGCIQVVHGPLRPGAGVHKELPPVGDIHLTGIVNVGGFMEYFVLQNTRLSLVMRLSDIIATSLYGAIKEWDRSFRPLVRRDEWRPFPQERVNKATPL
- a CDS encoding aminotransferase class V-fold PLP-dependent enzyme, producing MIYLDHAATSWPKPAGVIKAVQEALSGSAANPGRGNHAMAIQAGRVLMRSRSRLATLLGVENPVDIAFTSNTTSALNLAIKGLLKPGDHVIATMVEHNSVRRPLEFLKRTQEVKVDYISASTEGTIDLSRMKSAFRENTRLVVCSHSSNLLGSIAPIEDIARLAHQHGAVLLVDAAQTAGAYPIHVGSMNIDMLAFPGHKALLGPQGTGGLYISPDIDLVPHLHGGTGSQSEELEQPKVRPDRYEAGTPNTAGIAGLGEGVREVLAEGVERIYAREWQLTQQLMQGLAEIPGISLLGPALGQPRTGIVTFNVRNQDAAEVAFRLDREYQIAVRAGFHCTPLGHETAGTTRTGAVRASVGYSTTAQEVDALIEAMQQLYKA
- a CDS encoding DUF4446 family protein, with the translated sequence MLELNNLVSEQLGLIVVGTALLFILLLIWNIVQGSKLKKMRRKYEIMMAGAGVENLESLLIDLKVQLDSIEDEQEVQQQQLQSIQKLLPKQKAKIGIKRYNAFNEHGNELSFSVAFIDSQLDGIVLTGIYNRDGSYVYAKPLVKGESPYSLSPEEKDAIHLAEQEV